The Phacochoerus africanus isolate WHEZ1 chromosome X, ROS_Pafr_v1, whole genome shotgun sequence genome has a segment encoding these proteins:
- the LOC125118781 gene encoding uncharacterized protein LOC125118781 — protein sequence MLDVRSLGALVPQASSGAGGKDVGVQERQKFRALLLHTLPTLLPSCGGRSFRRGRTRRGALPAGESPAAWKGAADLPDLRPALSSGTQGGGFGRTLRVSIRFLPYLPKSGPRIPPWTPPQATRSPGGLTRGLPRWRGTGSTAPEKMPTPELSTQGPFVPPDLWALLLVIAARPSTSKATSIPLWAPPPLPAPESARSLTGGLGKSGLILWPRPHVACENRFRFLGVTRSLGRSRTTGQDKGGCGIVPTLAVIRKETQVKKSPLGSTGCLELAFPGAGSGAPEEAGGSR from the exons ATGCTGGACGTGCGTTCCCTAGGGGCGCTGGTTCCCCAGGCCAGCTCTGGAGCAG GTGGAAAAGACGTTGGAGTCCAGGAAAGACAAAAGTTCCGGGcccttcttctccacaccctccccaccctTCTCCCTAGCTGTGGGGGGAGGAGCTTCCGTCGAGGTCGGACGAGGCGTGGGGCCTTGCCCGCGGGTGAGTCCCCAGCCGCGTGGAAAGGCGCCGCCGACCTGCCCGATCTGAGGCCTGCCCTGAGCTCCGGGACCCAAGGGGGTGGCTTCGGAAGGACGCTCCGCGTTTCCATCCGTTTCTTGCCCTATCTCCCCAAATCTGGCCCCAGAATCCCACCCTGGACGCCGCCCCAGGCCACTCGGTCGCCCGGGGGCCTCACACGGGGATTGCCCCGGTGGCGGGGCACCGGCTCAACAGCCCCTGAGAAAATGCCAACACCTGAGCTGTCGACTCAGGGGCCCTTCGTGCCTCCAGACCTCTGGGCACTATTGCTAGTGATTGCTGCACGGCCGTCGACTTCGAAAGCCACCTCCATCCCTCTCTgggcgcccccccccctccccgcccccgagTCGGCCAGGAGCTTGACAGGCGGCCTAGGAAAGAGCGGGCTAATTCTCTGGCCGAGGCCCCACGTTGCCTGTGAAAATCGCTTTAGGTTTTTGGGTGTGACCCGGAGCCTGGGCAGGTCAAGGACTACCGGCCAAGACAAAGGGGGGTGTGGAATCGTTCCCACGCTCGCCGTCATCCGAAAAGAAACCCAAGTCAAGAAATCCCCTCTTGGCAGTACGGGCTGCCTTGAGCTGGCCTTTCCAGGGGCCGGGAGTGGGGCCCCCGAGGAGGCCGGGGGCTCTAGGTAG